From a single Gemmatimonadota bacterium genomic region:
- a CDS encoding PBP1A family penicillin-binding protein, translated as MQVWLLLTLLAILAGGGAFVAALLRFQNELPSTAHLERIEPPANTRILDRNGTPLGDLFTEDRLLTTLDRIPPEMIAAVIATEDRRFHDHWGISYIGMARAVLANLRRGRTTQGGSTITQQLARNLFLTHERTMTRKIKEALLTIRLERIYAKREILSMYLNQIYYGNGAYGVRSASREYFDKDPTDLTLEECAFLAGIPANPTVYDPRRRMENALGRQRTVLAMMVDHGSISADEAAAARAEPVRLTVRERRSMAAPYFVEQVRQYLETNYGADQIYRNGLSVATTLDLEIQRTTETALEDQLRRLEEKNLYEIVRDSTWVAPAEPLSNSPYVQGAAIVLDTKTGAVVAMVGGRDFWESRFNRATQARRQPGSAFKPFVYIAALEQGIGASTIIRDEPLVVPLPNGDVYKPENTYRSFRGPVTMRTALTKSINVPAVRMILTVSPRAAVNVARRCGISGVLHPYPSLALGASEVTLIDLASSYSVFPNLGIHHEPWFIQSVADRNGTVLETGRPTTREALAAPVAAVMTNLLEGVVDRGTASSVRWKGFRLPAGGKTGTMDDYMDALFVGFTPQYTMAVWVGFDVKKTLGEKMTGSAAALPVWIEVMKAAHANLPDPPPFEVPDGVVWLEVCPESGLLAKGECVASFPEIFVQIDAPDDTCPIHGEEAAYDAQTGDLQFDQLDRDSFEGKTIE; from the coding sequence GTGCAGGTGTGGCTCCTCCTCACGCTTCTCGCGATCCTCGCGGGAGGCGGCGCCTTTGTCGCGGCACTCCTTCGATTCCAGAACGAACTCCCCTCCACCGCGCACCTGGAACGGATCGAACCGCCGGCAAACACGCGCATCCTCGACCGCAACGGCACTCCGCTCGGAGACCTCTTTACGGAAGACCGCCTCCTGACGACGCTGGATCGGATCCCGCCGGAGATGATTGCCGCAGTGATCGCCACCGAGGACCGGCGGTTCCACGATCACTGGGGGATCAGCTATATCGGGATGGCGCGCGCCGTTCTCGCCAACCTGCGCCGGGGCCGCACCACGCAGGGCGGAAGCACCATCACCCAGCAGCTGGCCCGCAACCTCTTCCTCACCCACGAACGCACGATGACCCGGAAGATCAAGGAAGCCCTGCTCACGATCCGACTGGAGAGGATCTATGCCAAGCGGGAGATCCTCTCCATGTACCTGAACCAGATCTACTACGGGAACGGCGCCTACGGTGTGCGCTCGGCCTCCCGCGAGTACTTCGACAAGGACCCGACGGACCTGACGCTGGAGGAGTGCGCATTCCTCGCGGGGATCCCGGCGAATCCGACCGTGTATGACCCCCGGCGACGCATGGAGAACGCGCTTGGGCGTCAGCGTACGGTGCTCGCCATGATGGTCGACCACGGGAGCATCTCGGCGGACGAAGCGGCGGCGGCCCGCGCCGAGCCGGTCCGGCTGACGGTCCGGGAGCGCCGATCGATGGCGGCGCCCTACTTCGTGGAGCAGGTTCGGCAGTATCTGGAGACGAACTACGGGGCGGACCAGATCTACCGGAACGGGCTGTCGGTGGCCACCACGCTGGACCTGGAGATCCAGCGAACCACCGAAACGGCGCTGGAAGATCAGTTGCGTCGCCTGGAAGAGAAGAACCTCTACGAAATCGTCCGGGACTCCACATGGGTAGCCCCCGCAGAGCCTCTCTCGAACTCACCCTATGTGCAGGGCGCCGCCATTGTTCTGGACACGAAGACCGGTGCGGTCGTCGCCATGGTGGGCGGGCGCGACTTCTGGGAGAGCCGTTTCAACCGTGCCACGCAGGCCCGACGCCAGCCGGGGAGCGCATTCAAGCCGTTCGTCTACATCGCGGCTCTGGAGCAGGGGATTGGCGCCTCCACGATCATCCGGGATGAGCCGCTCGTTGTTCCGCTCCCCAATGGCGATGTCTACAAACCGGAGAATACCTACCGTTCCTTCCGCGGTCCCGTGACCATGCGCACGGCACTCACCAAGTCGATCAATGTCCCCGCCGTCCGCATGATTCTCACGGTCAGCCCACGCGCCGCCGTGAATGTGGCCCGGCGTTGCGGTATTTCGGGAGTGCTGCATCCCTATCCGTCGCTGGCTCTCGGCGCATCCGAAGTCACGCTGATCGACCTCGCCTCCTCGTACAGCGTCTTCCCGAATCTCGGGATTCATCACGAACCCTGGTTCATTCAGAGCGTCGCCGACCGCAACGGCACTGTTCTGGAGACAGGGCGCCCCACAACGCGCGAGGCGCTCGCCGCCCCGGTGGCTGCCGTCATGACGAATCTCCTCGAAGGCGTGGTGGACCGGGGAACCGCCAGTTCGGTTCGGTGGAAAGGGTTCCGGCTGCCCGCGGGCGGCAAGACCGGAACGATGGACGACTACATGGACGCGCTCTTCGTGGGATTCACGCCTCAGTACACGATGGCCGTCTGGGTGGGATTCGATGTGAAGAAGACGCTCGGAGAGAAGATGACCGGAAGTGCCGCCGCGCTCCCCGTCTGGATCGAGGTCATGAAGGCGGCCCACGCGAACCTCCCCGACCCTCCCCCGTTCGAAGTCCCCGACGGCGTGGTCTGGCTGGAGGTCTGCCCGGAGTCCGGACTCCTCGCCAAGGGCGAGTGCGTCGCCTCCTTCCCGGAGATCTTCGTTCAGATCGACGCTCCCGACGACACCTGCCCCATCCACGGAGAAGAGGCGGCCTATGACGCGCAGACCGGAGATCTCCAGTTCGACCAACTGGATCGGGACTCCTTCGAGGGAAAGACGATCGAGTAG
- the rpmG gene encoding 50S ribosomal protein L33 has protein sequence MAKGTREKIRLVSSAGTGYFYTVTKNRRLHPDKLKIRRYDPRARKHVEFVEQKMK, from the coding sequence GTGGCGAAAGGTACGAGAGAGAAGATCCGCCTGGTGTCGAGCGCCGGGACGGGCTACTTCTACACGGTGACGAAGAATCGGCGGCTCCACCCGGACAAGCTCAAGATCCGGAGATACGACCCAAGAGCCCGCAAGCATGTGGAGTTCGTTGAACAGAAGATGAAGTAG
- the rpmB gene encoding 50S ribosomal protein L28, which produces MSRYCQVTGIKPISGNNVSHAHNKTRRRWKPNLSYKRYFFAEENRWIRLKISARGIRLIDKKGLATVIREMRSRGEKV; this is translated from the coding sequence ATGAGCAGGTATTGTCAGGTCACGGGAATCAAGCCCATTTCAGGCAATAATGTCAGCCACGCCCACAACAAGACGCGGCGGCGCTGGAAGCCCAACCTGTCCTACAAGCGGTACTTCTTCGCCGAGGAGAACCGCTGGATCCGGCTCAAGATCTCCGCGCGCGGCATTCGCCTCATCGACAAGAAGGGGCTGGCCACGGTCATTCGAGAGATGCGCTCCCGGGGGGAGAAGGTCTAA
- a CDS encoding tetratricopeptide repeat protein: protein MTDPSARAAGQLVGWRRWAFPMVAVLGVPLAAFLLLEGALRLAGYGTPTDFLLEATHESGPVLTENSAFGRRFFPARLARTPARIVLPLEKAPGTVRVFVVGGSAAMGDPDASFGIPRILQAMLEDALPGRRVEVVNAAMTAINSHVVRLIARDCLDRDADALVVYLGNNEVVGPFGAGSAFGIPGAGPRVARTVIALRGTRTGQLLYAGLDRISRALRGPEAWQGMESVMGQTLPEDHPALESVYAGMQDNLAEILHAAKRSGVPVVLSTVAVNLGACPPFASHEPPGWSPEERARWKRAVEAGVRREEAGDPAGALDAFTEAQEMAPGHAETHYRRGMCLESLGRFEEAGLAYGRARDTDALRFRADRRINAIIRELGAAGPAEGVFFADAEKAVAESSPGGIPAADSFLDHVHFTFPGNWLVARELAVATLAGLAPERAPRAVPSLARCAERLGWSDGARHAALEGMTRRFERPPFTGQLNADERRASVEAARDSLSARLLPHYLRKTVDTLRAQLAEHADDTVLRALLADHLGRVGDPTGSVRQWREVTRRVPHSSEAFYSYGLALSRQGNPAGALGAFEQAVDRMPRNSLAHFAMAEELASVGRLGEAVDSYRRAVETGPDHAQGHKQLGDALLELGRPEEAVASLREAVRLRPSLVAAWKRLGDSLDESGHSGEAMDSYRKALSINPDFFSAHRRLGDALLRGGDFDGAAASYREALRIQPGNEKARAGLEKALAGRG, encoded by the coding sequence ATGACGGATCCTTCCGCACGGGCAGCCGGGCAGCTCGTGGGATGGCGCCGCTGGGCATTCCCGATGGTTGCGGTCCTCGGTGTCCCGCTGGCGGCCTTTCTCCTGCTGGAAGGGGCGCTCCGTCTCGCGGGCTACGGGACGCCCACGGACTTCCTGCTGGAGGCCACGCACGAATCCGGTCCCGTGTTGACGGAGAACTCCGCCTTCGGCCGCCGCTTCTTCCCGGCTCGCCTCGCGCGGACTCCGGCGCGGATTGTGCTCCCCCTTGAGAAAGCCCCCGGCACGGTGCGCGTGTTCGTGGTCGGGGGATCCGCGGCGATGGGCGACCCGGATGCCTCCTTCGGGATTCCGCGCATCCTGCAGGCCATGCTGGAGGACGCGCTTCCCGGGCGACGCGTGGAAGTCGTCAATGCCGCCATGACGGCGATCAACTCCCATGTGGTCCGGCTCATCGCGCGGGACTGCCTGGATCGAGACGCGGACGCTCTGGTGGTCTATCTGGGGAACAACGAGGTCGTGGGGCCATTCGGCGCAGGGTCCGCATTCGGGATTCCGGGGGCCGGGCCGCGGGTGGCGCGGACGGTGATTGCGCTTCGGGGAACACGGACCGGACAGCTTCTCTATGCCGGGCTGGACCGGATCTCCCGTGCCCTTCGCGGGCCGGAGGCCTGGCAGGGGATGGAGTCGGTGATGGGGCAGACGCTGCCCGAGGATCATCCGGCTCTGGAGAGCGTCTATGCCGGAATGCAGGACAATCTGGCGGAGATTCTCCACGCCGCGAAGCGGAGCGGCGTCCCGGTGGTCCTTTCGACCGTGGCGGTGAACCTGGGTGCGTGCCCGCCGTTCGCTTCTCATGAGCCGCCGGGGTGGTCGCCGGAGGAACGGGCGCGGTGGAAGAGGGCGGTCGAGGCGGGAGTCCGTCGGGAGGAGGCGGGAGATCCGGCGGGGGCGCTGGATGCGTTCACGGAGGCGCAGGAGATGGCACCCGGGCACGCCGAGACGCACTACCGGCGCGGGATGTGCCTGGAATCGCTCGGGCGCTTCGAGGAGGCGGGCCTCGCCTACGGTCGCGCACGGGACACCGACGCCCTCCGCTTCCGGGCGGACCGGCGGATCAACGCGATCATCCGGGAACTGGGAGCGGCCGGACCGGCGGAGGGCGTCTTTTTCGCCGATGCGGAGAAGGCGGTTGCCGAATCCTCACCGGGGGGGATTCCCGCGGCGGACTCCTTCCTCGATCATGTTCACTTCACCTTCCCGGGGAACTGGCTGGTGGCGCGGGAACTGGCCGTCGCGACACTTGCGGGTCTGGCGCCGGAGCGGGCTCCCCGGGCGGTGCCTTCGCTTGCGCGATGCGCGGAGCGGCTCGGCTGGAGTGACGGGGCGCGGCACGCCGCGCTGGAGGGGATGACGAGGCGGTTTGAGCGTCCCCCCTTCACCGGGCAGCTGAATGCGGACGAGCGCCGCGCATCGGTGGAGGCCGCGCGGGACAGTCTCTCGGCACGCCTCCTGCCGCACTACCTGCGGAAGACGGTGGACACTCTTCGGGCGCAGCTTGCCGAGCACGCCGATGACACCGTACTCCGTGCTCTTCTTGCGGATCATCTCGGTCGCGTCGGCGATCCGACGGGGTCGGTGCGCCAGTGGCGGGAGGTCACGCGGCGCGTTCCGCACAGTTCCGAGGCGTTCTACAGCTACGGGCTTGCCCTCTCGCGGCAGGGAAATCCGGCAGGCGCCCTGGGTGCGTTTGAGCAGGCCGTGGATCGGATGCCGCGCAACTCACTGGCGCATTTCGCGATGGCGGAGGAACTGGCGTCGGTGGGACGCCTCGGGGAGGCGGTCGACAGCTATCGCCGCGCTGTCGAAACCGGCCCGGACCACGCGCAGGGACACAAGCAGCTGGGAGACGCGCTTCTGGAACTGGGGCGTCCGGAGGAAGCCGTGGCAAGCCTTCGCGAAGCGGTTCGCCTGCGCCCGAGCCTCGTGGCCGCATGGAAGCGTCTGGGCGACTCTCTGGACGAGTCGGGGCACTCCGGGGAGGCGATGGACTCCTACCGCAAGGCGCTGTCGATCAACCCGGATTTCTTCTCCGCGCACCGGAGGCTGGGAGATGCGCTTCTGCGCGGCGGGGACTTCGACGGCGCGGCGGCGAGCTATCGCGAAGCTCTCCGGATTCAGCCGGGGAATGAAAAGGCCCGGGCCGGGCTGGAGAAAGCGCTGGCCGGGCGGGGTTAG
- a CDS encoding thymidine phosphorylase translates to MNIPEIIVRKREGHPTTPQEMEALLRGLLSGDIPEYQISAWLMAVLFRGMEADETAALTRIMMESGEVLDLSDRPGVQVDKHSTGGVGDKISIPLAPLVASAGVSVPMISGRGLGHTGGTLDKLESIPGLRTDLSPAEFRSVLGKTGFCIASAGENLAPADARLYALRDVTGTVPSIPLITASILSKKYAAGVGALVLDVKTGSGAFMRDLEDARELARVLVAVSERMGKRAVALVTSMDQPLGCAVGNALEIAESVEVLTGGGPEDVVELTLALGAEMLAVAGVEEDRAVGRDLLAERIASGAAMERFEDWVAAQGGDPAAVTDPGKLPRAPVCVAATAPEAGVLAAIDTAEVGLAANGLGAGRAKVGDAVDPAVGIVFHARLGDVLEEGDPFAEVHARTADDAAAATARLLRAVRLCEEPMEARPLVIDRGAPGVA, encoded by the coding sequence ATGAACATCCCGGAGATCATCGTCCGGAAACGGGAAGGCCACCCCACCACGCCGCAGGAGATGGAAGCGCTGCTTCGCGGTCTTCTGAGCGGCGACATCCCCGAGTACCAGATTTCCGCATGGCTGATGGCGGTGCTCTTCCGCGGCATGGAGGCGGATGAAACGGCGGCGCTGACGCGGATCATGATGGAGTCCGGCGAGGTGCTGGACCTGTCCGATCGCCCGGGCGTTCAAGTGGACAAGCACTCCACCGGCGGCGTCGGGGACAAGATCAGCATCCCGCTTGCGCCGCTGGTCGCCAGCGCCGGCGTGAGCGTCCCCATGATCTCCGGGCGCGGACTCGGGCATACGGGAGGAACGCTCGACAAGCTGGAGTCGATCCCCGGGCTTCGCACGGACCTTTCGCCCGCGGAGTTTCGGAGCGTCCTCGGGAAGACCGGATTCTGCATTGCCAGCGCGGGGGAGAACCTCGCGCCCGCCGATGCGCGTCTCTACGCACTGCGCGATGTGACCGGCACCGTGCCGAGCATCCCGCTCATCACGGCGAGTATCCTCTCGAAGAAATACGCGGCCGGGGTGGGTGCGCTCGTGCTGGATGTGAAGACCGGCTCCGGCGCCTTCATGCGGGATCTCGAGGATGCCCGGGAACTTGCGCGGGTGCTCGTCGCCGTGTCGGAGCGCATGGGAAAGAGGGCGGTGGCTCTGGTGACCTCCATGGACCAGCCGCTGGGGTGCGCGGTGGGGAATGCGCTGGAGATCGCCGAGTCGGTAGAGGTGCTCACCGGGGGCGGGCCGGAGGATGTCGTGGAGCTGACGCTGGCACTGGGGGCGGAGATGCTCGCGGTTGCGGGCGTGGAGGAGGACCGGGCGGTCGGCCGGGACCTTCTTGCGGAGCGGATTGCATCCGGGGCGGCGATGGAGCGCTTCGAAGACTGGGTGGCGGCCCAGGGCGGAGATCCGGCCGCCGTGACGGATCCCGGGAAGTTGCCGCGCGCGCCGGTCTGCGTGGCGGCGACCGCGCCGGAAGCGGGTGTTCTGGCCGCGATCGACACCGCGGAGGTGGGGCTTGCGGCGAACGGACTCGGGGCGGGCCGTGCGAAGGTGGGGGACGCCGTGGATCCGGCGGTAGGGATCGTGTTCCATGCGCGGCTCGGGGATGTTCTGGAAGAGGGGGATCCCTTCGCCGAAGTCCATGCACGGACCGCGGATGACGCGGCCGCGGCGACCGCCCGGCTGCTCCGTGCCGTCCGCCTCTGTGAAGAGCCGATGGAAGCGCGCCCGCTCGTGATCGACCGGGGCGCTCCGGGGGTGGCCTGA
- the deoC gene encoding deoxyribose-phosphate aldolase codes for MGICRVGGVPGERPARGVASLIDHTVLKPDSTREDIERLCREAAEHSFASVCVQPWWVAVCADLLRGTEVKVCTVVGFPHGMNRPETKSFEARRAVLDGATEVDMVVNIGALKSRDYGTVERDIRAVVECSRPSARVKVILETAYLTDEEKVEGCALAKAAGADYVKTSTGFGPGGATVEDVGLMRRIVGPDMGVKAAGGIRDAEGARRMIEAGATRIGASASIEIVQGSDGPDGEG; via the coding sequence ATGGGCATCTGCCGTGTCGGAGGCGTTCCCGGCGAGCGCCCCGCGCGCGGAGTGGCTTCGCTCATCGACCATACCGTGCTCAAGCCCGACTCCACCCGCGAGGACATCGAACGCCTCTGCCGGGAAGCGGCGGAGCACTCCTTCGCCAGTGTCTGCGTGCAGCCGTGGTGGGTGGCGGTCTGCGCGGATCTGCTTCGTGGCACCGAGGTCAAGGTGTGTACGGTCGTGGGCTTTCCGCACGGGATGAACCGCCCGGAGACGAAGAGCTTCGAGGCCCGTCGCGCGGTTCTCGACGGGGCCACCGAGGTGGACATGGTCGTCAATATCGGCGCGCTGAAGTCCCGAGACTACGGAACGGTGGAGCGGGACATTCGCGCGGTCGTGGAGTGCTCCCGTCCGAGCGCACGCGTCAAGGTCATCCTGGAGACGGCCTACCTCACGGACGAGGAAAAGGTCGAAGGCTGCGCGCTGGCGAAGGCGGCGGGGGCGGACTATGTCAAGACCTCCACCGGCTTCGGTCCCGGAGGAGCGACGGTGGAGGATGTCGGCCTCATGCGGCGGATTGTCGGCCCGGACATGGGCGTCAAAGCGGCGGGGGGCATCCGCGACGCCGAAGGAGCCCGGCGCATGATCGAGGCGGGGGCCACCCGGATCGGCGCGAGCGCCTCCATCGAGATCGTGCAGGGAAGCGACGGGCCGGACGGCGAAGGCTGA
- the rpiB gene encoding ribose 5-phosphate isomerase B, translated as MDSGEARPSSRAPVPALWPPKAVAIGSDHGGVVLKDDLVRFLEAKKYTVVDCGTQGRKSVDYPDYAAAVAGRVRDGKCQAGIVIDTVGIGSSMAANKVAGVRCALCHDVATVLNSREHNDANVLSLGARVVPAALARRMVDLWLQTHFGGDRHLRRVEKIMELGS; from the coding sequence ATGGATTCCGGGGAGGCGCGTCCGTCCTCGCGTGCGCCGGTCCCCGCGTTGTGGCCTCCGAAAGCGGTCGCCATCGGATCCGATCACGGGGGCGTCGTGCTGAAGGACGACCTTGTGCGGTTTCTGGAGGCGAAGAAGTACACGGTGGTAGACTGCGGCACCCAGGGTCGGAAGTCCGTGGATTACCCCGACTACGCGGCGGCGGTCGCCGGGCGCGTGCGTGACGGGAAGTGCCAGGCGGGAATCGTGATCGACACGGTCGGGATCGGTTCGTCCATGGCGGCGAACAAGGTCGCGGGCGTCCGGTGCGCGCTCTGCCACGATGTCGCCACCGTTCTCAACAGCCGCGAGCACAACGATGCCAATGTGCTTTCGCTCGGCGCCCGCGTCGTTCCGGCGGCGCTCGCCCGTCGAATGGTGGACCTGTGGCTCCAGACGCACTTCGGCGGGGATCGGCACCTCCGACGCGTGGAGAAGATCATGGAGCTGGGATCATGA
- a CDS encoding cytidine deaminase, protein MNADREQELLSAARAAADRAWAPYSKYRVGAAVLTASGEIVTGCNVENVSYGLSMCAERVAVFSAREKGLVDPISAPLAAVAVYSPGPSSPWPCGACRQVLREFGGDDLPVWVDSPEGTARTTLGELLPRPFTLEME, encoded by the coding sequence ATGAATGCGGACAGGGAACAAGAACTGCTGAGTGCGGCCCGCGCGGCCGCGGACCGTGCCTGGGCGCCCTACTCGAAGTACCGGGTGGGCGCGGCGGTCCTCACCGCTTCCGGCGAGATCGTGACCGGCTGCAATGTGGAGAATGTGTCCTACGGGCTCTCCATGTGCGCGGAGCGGGTGGCGGTCTTCTCGGCCCGGGAGAAGGGGCTGGTGGACCCGATTTCCGCACCACTTGCCGCTGTGGCGGTCTATTCGCCGGGGCCTTCGTCGCCGTGGCCCTGCGGGGCCTGTCGACAGGTGCTCCGGGAGTTCGGCGGGGATGATCTTCCCGTGTGGGTGGATTCCCCGGAGGGAACCGCCCGAACCACGCTGGGGGAGTTGCTTCCCCGGCCCTTCACGCTGGAGATGGAATGA
- a CDS encoding phosphopentomutase — protein MSFPRAAIVVIDGVGIGDAPDAADFGDQGANTLGHTAEAVGGLSLPNLARLGLGNVATIAGVPAVATPEASWGRMREASAGKDTTTGHWELAGVVTDVPLPTFPDGFPEEVLRAFEQAAGCPALGNEVASGTEIIARLGEEHLRTGRPIVYTSADSVFQIAAHEERIPPQRLYELCREARAFLTGPHAVGRVIARPFAGEAGAFARTSRRRDFSLPPPAPTVLDRAHAAGLEVVSVGKIDDIFAHRGITRSRHVLPLAECMDATAEALRHMDRGMVFTNLVEFDSEYGHRNDPSGMARALEDLDSRIPALADAAGEETILILTADHGNDPTHPGTDHTREEVPLLVSTGGRLPGVSLGTRGTFADVAATLAENFGLDSPPAGHSFLRDLPAGPERGTLGA, from the coding sequence ATGAGCTTCCCGCGTGCGGCCATTGTCGTGATCGACGGGGTCGGCATCGGAGACGCTCCGGACGCCGCCGACTTCGGCGACCAGGGGGCCAACACGCTCGGGCACACGGCCGAAGCGGTCGGCGGACTCTCGCTTCCCAATCTGGCGCGGCTCGGCCTCGGGAATGTCGCGACGATCGCCGGAGTTCCCGCGGTCGCCACGCCGGAGGCGTCGTGGGGAAGGATGCGTGAAGCCTCGGCCGGGAAGGACACGACGACCGGCCACTGGGAGCTTGCGGGGGTGGTGACGGATGTGCCCCTGCCCACATTCCCGGACGGATTCCCGGAGGAAGTGCTCCGGGCGTTTGAGCAGGCGGCCGGATGCCCGGCACTCGGGAACGAGGTCGCGTCCGGCACGGAGATCATCGCCCGCCTCGGAGAGGAACATCTTCGCACGGGGCGGCCCATTGTCTACACCTCGGCGGATTCGGTCTTCCAGATCGCCGCGCACGAAGAACGGATTCCCCCACAGCGTCTTTACGAACTCTGCCGGGAAGCGCGCGCATTCCTCACCGGTCCGCACGCCGTGGGGCGCGTCATCGCCCGGCCGTTCGCGGGGGAGGCGGGTGCCTTCGCCCGGACTTCCCGGCGCCGGGACTTCTCGCTGCCGCCGCCCGCGCCCACGGTTCTCGACCGCGCGCACGCCGCCGGGCTGGAAGTCGTCTCCGTGGGGAAGATCGACGACATCTTCGCTCACCGGGGAATCACGCGCTCCCGGCATGTGCTGCCGCTGGCGGAGTGCATGGACGCCACCGCCGAGGCTCTGCGCCACATGGACCGGGGGATGGTCTTCACGAATCTGGTGGAGTTCGACTCGGAGTACGGCCACCGGAACGATCCTTCCGGAATGGCGCGCGCTCTGGAGGATCTGGACTCGCGGATTCCCGCGCTCGCAGACGCCGCCGGGGAGGAGACGATTCTCATCCTCACGGCGGATCACGGCAACGACCCCACCCACCCGGGCACCGACCATACCCGCGAAGAGGTGCCGCTTCTTGTTTCGACGGGGGGCCGCCTCCCCGGCGTTTCACTTGGCACCCGCGGCACTTTCGCCGATGTGGCCGCGACCCTCGCGGAGAACTTCGGGCTGGACTCGCCTCCGGCGGGACATTCCTTTCTCCGGGACTTGCCCGCTGGCCCGGAAAGGGGGACACTCGGCGCATGA
- the alr gene encoding alanine racemase: MKNRSTWVEIDLDAFSANLRVIRREVGEQVQIHLVVKADAYGHGAGPIGRIAETEGVHSLGVATLDEGIELRRDGIRIPVIILSPTLAPEAGAIVEHDLTATVADSGIARALSARARAAGREIGVQLEIDTGMGRTGLPPADAVSFAAALAEMPGIRLTGTYTHFPRADSPDGVSMTSRQFEDLLATADALRAAGLSPGLLHAANSAGLVNHAGSRLDMVRPGLLAYGLTPSSGVVPPQGLSPVMRLASRLVHVRELGPGHPVSYGGEFVTPQTMRVGTAAIGYGHGLPFRLSGRGAALCRGCRVPILGRVTMDTTVFDLRGVPEAKLGDEITLFGRQGDEEIRVERIAETTGTIPYEILCGIGRRVARVYTRVGQTVGERTLLGTMPPLLPKTEDA, from the coding sequence GTGAAAAACCGCAGCACATGGGTAGAGATCGACCTCGACGCCTTTTCAGCCAATCTCCGCGTCATCCGGCGCGAAGTGGGTGAACAGGTGCAGATTCATCTGGTGGTCAAGGCCGACGCGTACGGGCACGGGGCCGGACCGATCGGGCGGATTGCGGAGACGGAGGGAGTCCACTCGCTGGGAGTGGCCACGCTGGACGAAGGGATTGAGCTTCGTCGAGACGGAATCCGGATTCCCGTCATCATCCTCTCGCCGACGCTGGCACCGGAAGCCGGGGCCATTGTCGAGCACGACCTGACGGCGACCGTGGCGGACTCCGGGATTGCGCGGGCGCTCTCCGCCCGGGCTCGCGCGGCCGGGCGGGAGATCGGGGTTCAGCTGGAGATCGACACCGGGATGGGGCGCACCGGGCTGCCTCCCGCGGATGCGGTGTCGTTTGCCGCCGCGCTTGCCGAGATGCCCGGCATCCGGCTGACCGGGACCTACACCCACTTCCCGCGCGCGGATTCACCGGACGGCGTGTCCATGACCTCGCGCCAGTTCGAGGACCTGCTGGCCACCGCGGACGCCCTGCGTGCCGCCGGGCTGAGCCCCGGGCTTCTTCACGCGGCCAACTCCGCCGGGTTGGTGAACCATGCGGGTTCGCGCCTCGACATGGTGCGGCCGGGCCTGCTGGCGTACGGCCTCACGCCCTCCTCCGGCGTCGTCCCGCCGCAGGGCCTGTCGCCCGTGATGCGCCTGGCGAGTCGCCTCGTCCATGTGCGGGAACTCGGCCCCGGGCACCCGGTGAGCTACGGGGGAGAGTTCGTCACGCCGCAGACGATGCGCGTGGGCACGGCGGCCATCGGGTACGGCCACGGGTTGCCGTTCAGGCTGTCGGGCCGGGGGGCCGCGCTCTGCCGGGGGTGCCGGGTTCCCATTCTCGGGCGGGTCACCATGGACACCACGGTCTTCGACCTGCGCGGCGTTCCCGAGGCGAAGCTCGGCGACGAAATCACGCTCTTCGGGCGGCAGGGCGACGAAGAGATCCGCGTGGAGCGAATCGCCGAGACCACCGGCACGATCCCCTACGAGATCCTCTGCGGGATCGGGCGCCGCGTGGCCCGCGTGTACACGCGCGTCGGACAGACGGTGGGCGAGCGGACGCTCCTCGGCACCATGCCGCCCCTTCTCCCGAAGACCGAAGACGCATGA